From bacterium:
TCACCGAGGCGGTCCGGCGCCGGCCGTATTGCGTGATCCTGTTCGATGAAATCGAAAAGGCGCATCCGGACGTCTTCAACATCCTGCTGCAAATCCTCGACGACGGGCGCATCACCGACGGGCAGGGCCGCACCGTCGATTTCAAGAACGCGATCCTCATCATGACGAGCAACATCGGCTCGAACCTCATCCTCGAGTTCGACGAATCGCGTTACGACGAGATGAAAGAGCGCGTCATGGGCGAGTTGCGCGGCCATTTCCGCCCGGAGTTCCTGAATCGCGTCGACGAGACGGTGATCTTCCATCGACTGCGTCGCGTGGAGATCGAACGGATCGTGAAAATTCAGGTTGAGCGATTGGCGCGGCGACTTGCCGATCGGCGCATCAGCCTTTCGATCGACGACGCGGCGCTCGCGCTGCTTTCGGAGATCGGTTACGACCCCGTTTACGGCGCGCGTCCGCTCAAGCGCGCCATCCAGACGCACGTCATGGACGCAATCGCGCGCAAGCTCATCGCGGGTGAGATCGCCGACGGCGCGCAGGTGCGTGTCAGCGCGAAGGACGGGCGCATCGAACTGGCGGCGTAGGGCGCTACTCGGCGGTTGATGGTTCCGGCATGCCGAATGTGCGTGACGGCGCGCCCGGCATGTCGTGCCGGCGGCGCGCTTCGAAAAAGCCGCGCCCGCGGACCACTTCGCCCTGCCAGCGGCCGGCGACTCCGATGCCGCCTTCCCACAGCGCGCGGTCGATCTCCTGATTTTCGAAGTCGGCGGTCAGTTCGAACCGCGCTTCGTACTCGGGAATGATCACGACCCACGCCGTGTCCCAACGCACGCCGGTTTCGGGAGAAAGCCATGTGGCCTTGGCGGTAGAGCGGAACCGAAAGTCACTGCGCGACTGCTGATTCGGCAGGCAGATGTCGCCGAACTGGTGGATGATCCGGCCGTCCTTCCAGAACTGAAAAAGCAGGATCTCGGTGTTGTTTTCAAGCTGGATCGAAAACCAGTCCCACTTGTCGAAGTCCCAGGTGTGCCAGTTGCCCCATTGCCGGTCGATCCAGCCGCGCCCCACGAAATTTGTCTGGTGCGCACCGAGGCGACCGGAGCCGCGCACCACCGCGTTCGTCATGCTGTAATACTTGCTCTCACCGGACTCGCCCATGCGGATCGTCCCCGTCTCGCCGATCGCGATGGGCGGCTTCTCGGCGCAAATGTCCAGGTCGATTGACACGTCGTCGCGCGCGACGACGAAATCGTAGCAAAGATAAGCCGGATCGGGCTGCGTCAGCGTCGCCGCGCCCACGGAAAACGAGCGCGACGCGGGATCGAAGGAGACAGTCGTTTCGGGCACCGCGATGATGGCTCGCTGCTTGTTGCGAACGTCGGAAAGCACGCCATACAGGCGCCCGTCCTTGAGCATCGCGATCATGACGGCGAACATGTTGGCATGATCGTCGAACAGATGTGCGTTGATGTACCACCACTCCTTCGACGCATCGTCGTGCAGCACGCCGACGTCGAAAGCCTCGCGAATTTCGGGGGAAAGCCCTGCAAACGCCTGGCGCTTCAATACGAACTTCTTTTCGTACTTCCTGGCGAGCGTACCGGCGCCGAAGATGTCGACCAGCCACTCGCGCCCGAAAAGGACGCCGGCAAGAACCGCCGCGACAAGCAGGAGGACGACCGCGGCGAGGCCCCAAACGAGCCGGGCGCTGGTCGCGTCGTTCGACGTGTTCCTGGGGTTTGGGGTCATCGTTTCCGGGGCCAAGGCGTTTGGGGCGCGCGATCGTAACAAAGGCCAACCCGGCATGCCAACCCGTTTCGACGGGTTAGCGCAAAAACAAATTCTGCATATTTTTGTGCGCCCGGAGCCTCGCGTGGCGTTATCTATCGCGTGAACCGAATTGTCGATGGGGGGAGTGGGAGGTTGCCGGGGATCGGACGCGGTGGGAGCAGGGCGCGTGGGGCCGCGAAATCCTCCGGTACGTTTTTTCCGACAGGTGCATCGGGTTCGCGATTCGCGTCTCAAACGCGTCTTCGAATCGTCCGCGGGATGGTCTCGCGCGCGTTCGATGCGTGTCATTCGCCGGGACGGCAAGTCCGTCCATGAGGAGGAGAGTATGAAGCGCGTCATGTTGGGTGTTGCGGTTTTGTTCGTGATGGCCCTGGCGGTCGCCGCGTACGCCGGGGGCTCGCTCGACGGCAAGACGTACGAGATCACCATGCCCGGCGAGGACGGCAAGCCCGCGCCGGACACGCTGGAATTCATGGCCGGCAAGCTTCATTCGACCGAATGCGACAAATATGGCTTCAAAGCCGAGGCGTACACGGCCAAATCGATGGGGCCCGCCACCGATTTCACGTCCACGGCGATGAACGACAAGGGCGGCAAGAATGAGTGGAAAGGAAAGGTCGTCGGCGACACGATCAGCGGAACGCTGGTTTACACGGAAACGGGGAAAGACCCGCAGACCATGCCGTTTTCCGGCAAACTGAAAAAATAGCCGACTTCAGCGCGATCAGAAAAAACGGGCCCGGCATCGCGCCGGGCCCGTTTTGCGAGTGGGCCAAGCTCGTACCCGCTCCCTTGCGGTCGCGGTTCCAACCGTTGGGACGGCCCTTATTCCTCGCCGCGCCAGTCCGCGTAGAGATTGGCGTAACCGTCGATGAGCGCCGTGCCCGTTTGCGGACCGACCGAAAGCAGGTCGTTGTAGATGTAGGCGATGTGGAAGAACTGCTCGGGCAGGATGACGTAGCCCACCCAGTCCTGGCCGAGATTCATGACGAACTGGTGCTCTCCCCCCATGATGCCGCGAAGGATGAAGCTGATGTCCGGCACCAGCTCGCCGGGAACCGTGGCGAATTGGGCGGGCCCGATGGAAACCGCCGTGATCTTCGTTTCGCCGTCCTCACCGAGGTTCGGCACGTCGCGCGGGATGATGCCCCACGTGCCGACCAGATAGAAAAACGGGTTCTGCAATTTCGCGAACAGCGGTTGCGTCACGGTCTCGATATGCGTGTCGCCGGTTTCGCGCGCGGTGTCGAGAAGATCCTGCGCGTCGTCGGCGAGCACGCGGCCGGTGTTATCGACATCCTGCCACGTGCCCCACTCGCGGCCGTCGCCGTAATCCCACGGATCGAAGGGATTGATGGGGTGCACGCTCGCGCCGAGCGATCCGTTGACGAACATGTTCACGCCGCCGACCTCGTCGTCCATGAGGCGATAATACGCGCCGGCGAAATCCGCGGTGACTTCCGTGTTCTGCGGACCCATCACCATCGGGTGACAACCCCAGCTCATCATGGACGCGATCGGCGCGCCGTCCGGATCCCGCATCGCCATGACGGTCATCGTGCTGTCTACCATGGCCGTGGGATCGAGGACATCGTTCGAGTTGTAGTGCATGTCCGGTTCGGTTCCGGTGGAGAAAAACAGGCGCGCGGGGCGAAGATCGCCGATCGCGTCCAGCGCCGACGCGATCGCGCCCTCGACAACCTGATCCATGTACGCCTCGTCGCGCCCGGAAATCGGCGGGACGATGACGCCCCAGATGCCGACGCTGTCCGGGCTGCCGTGCGTATGGCTCGCGGTGACGATGACGCGCTCCGCATCGATGCCCGCGGCAAGCGCGACGCCGTCCTGAATGCGCACCACGTCCGTGATGACGACGCCGACGAGATCGAGATTGACGAAAACAAGCGGCGCCGACGCACGGTCGCGCACGGCGATGGCTGTCGCGAAGAGCGGATCGTGCACGCCCGTGGACCAGCGGCACATGTTTTCCGAAAGGAAGTAGATGCCGTAGCCGCCCATCTTCAGCGGCCAATCGGAAGCGGGCGAAATGTCCACGCGCGACGCGCCCGCGAAAAAGAACGGGCCGGCGTCGTCGTCCGCGGCATCGTCATCGGCCGCCGTATCGTCGTCCGCGTCGTCATCGTCATCCGCCGCGTCGTCGTCGGTCGCCGTGCCGGAATCGTCGTCATCGTCGTCGTCGCCGCAGGAGCATCCCGGCGCGAAAAGCGCGAGCGCGGAAAGCACCCACAGCGTGCTGAACACCTTGATCCGCGATTTCCTGATCATCAGAAACCCTCCGAAAAACTGATGCTCGCAAATTCGCAAGCGCCTGACAACGACGCCAGGCGGAACGCAAAGTCCGAAAGCGACAACGAAGGCCACGTCGTTTTGTCGCGTATCGAGAAACCCCATGGAGGCGCGCCTACTCCGTACACCACGTCCCGCACGTCCGACGTCTTGTGGTTTAGCCGTGTCGTATCGACATGGAACGGGACGGACAACACCGTATATGGTGCATCGGTTTTCCACGCGGTGTTGAATTTTTACGAATTATTGGGAAAATTTCCTCAATAGCCGCAGCAGCCCTTGTCATCGTCGTCACCCCCGCCATCGGCGGGGTCGCCGGAATCGTCGTCGAGCGCTGTATCGTCGTCGTCCGGTTCTTCGGGTTGAGTCGTGGTGGTGGAGGTCGTAGACGAACTCACGGTTGTCGTACTCGTCGATGTCGTCGAGGCGGACATAAAAAACACGTGGGTCTGCATTTCGTACGATCCGGGTCCGACGTAATTTTGCGCGGTCCAGGCAAAATCGGCGTAACCGTTGTTTTGAACGTCGCCGCCTTCGCCGCCTAGGTCGTAGCCGATATAGGGGATGTAGCTGTACGTGTAGTCGTCCCAGTCGTATTCCCAAAACGAAGTTGTGTCGACGCCCGTTGCCGATCCGAACATAATTCGTATGATTGATCGGTCCATTGTAATCGCGATGTCGTCATATCCGTCGCGATTGATATCTCCAAGGTATTTCGCGTGGGCATAACCCGATATGGGGGGAGGAAGGATCTGTGTTCGAAATGGTAATATCCCCAAACTAGATCCGAAGAAAATATAGATTTCGGCTGTGCCTTGATCATACCCCCATAAATCGTCGTTTCCGTCACCGTCAATATCACCAGCTCTTTCAAGCTCACACCATGCAGGAAAATCGGCGCCGGGGTTGCTTAATGCTATTTCGTCAGGTTGATTGCGCGGGCCGGTTTCACTCCCGTGAAATATGTCGAGAAAGACAGGCTGTGACCCGTAACCATTTGCGCAAATCGCGAAATCGTCAAATTTGTCCCCGTTGACGTCGCCGAGAGCAATAATTCCGAATATTTCTATACCGTCATAATCATAATCCCACACAGGCGCGTTAAAAACGTGCGTCGAATCGTCGCCGTAAAATGCTTCGATTATGTGTAAATCATCGTTGAATTCCGGAGTACGGTTCCAAATTTCACGTTGCCAAACGAGATCGCTATAGCCATCGCCGTTTATGTCGATATCCGACGCCACCGAATCCGAATAGTAGTAGCGGTTCTGAAAGTTTCCCGTTAGAATTTCGACGGTATCTGCTTCAAGTCCGTAGGGCGTCCCGTAGAAGAGAAAGAACCGGCCAACCGAGCCAAAACCACCGGGCCAATTCCAATCATGAATCAACAAATCGCTTATGCCGTCTGCATTGACGTCTCCGGCGTTCTGGATGCCTTGGCCGAATATAGAAGAATCGTCACGAAATAGATATTGGTCCGGCTCGGCCGACAAGCCGTCCGCGCTCCCGAAAAATACCAGGATCGTGCTCGAGTTTTGCTCGTATTCGCCGGATTCGTAGTCTAGGTGTCCGTATCCTAACAGCAGGTCGTCGTAACCGTCCCCGTTTACGTCGAGAAAGACGATCGTCGGGCCATCGAGATTTTGGTTCCAGTCCGGATGGTCGCCGTTTGCCGGATAGGACCAGGACGGGGCGGGTCGGTCGGGAATATCCAGTGCCAAAGCTGCGTGGCAAAAGATTCCAAAAAATATAATAATCGGAATCAGGATAATTCGAAAAATACGTGAAACATTGAACGAAGACGACACTGCCCGCAACGCGGATTTCGGATCGGCTGCGTTTCTCACGTTCCCGCCCCTCCCGATTTTCAGGAGAATCCCGCCGCATTTCACCGCTTGTGAATGGTGATTCCCGTGCTATCCAGGGTTGCCCCCGCGTCAGATGCCTTTCGGAACGACGCAAATGAAAACAAGATCCTCGGCGCCCGTGTTGCGGATCTGATGAACCGCGTCGGGCGCGACGTAGGCGACGTAACCCGGTCCTACCGGAACGACCTCGCCCTCGTACTCCACCTCGCCGACGCCGGCGTGGAAGAAAATTTCGTGCTCGTAGGGGTGATGATGATGCGGCGTGTGACCGCCGGGCCTCACGGTGAAAACGCGCATGGTGAAGTTCGGCGCGCCCTGGTCCGGCCCCGCGCCGACGCGCAGGGTGACGCCGGAAACCTCGTCGTTTTCGATCGCTTTTCCTACGATATTTTTGTACGCGACGATGTGCATGCGGCCCTCCGAATCGGGCAATATTTTACCACGCGTATCCCGCGGCGGCGATCCGCGCGGCGTTCGATTCTATTCGAAACGCCGGAACAAGACGTAGGCGTCCTCGCCGGTTTCGGCGTAATACCCCCGGCGGGTGCCGACGCGCGCGAATCCGAATTTTTCGTAGAAACGGATGGCCGCTTCGTTGGTGGTGCGCACTTCGAGATATTCGAAGCGCGCGCCGCGCCTGCGGCCCGATCGTTCGCCCTGCGCGAGAAGCTCCGCGCCGACGCCCTGGCGCCGGTATCGTTCGTCGACGGCGATCTTCAGCAGATGCATCTCGTCGACGATCAGCCACCACAGCGCAAAACCGCAGATTCCCTGGGGACACTCCGCGACAAGAAAGAGCGAAAAAAGGTTCTCGAACTGCTTGCTCATGGTCTGGCGCGACCACGGGCCGGGGAACGCCGCCTCCTCGATCGCCATGACTCCTTCGAGGTCCTCGCGCACCGCGGCGCGAACGATGGGAGAAAGCTCGCGTCTCATTCGAAACGGTCGTCGTCCTCGCGGGGATCGCGCGACTTGATCCGGTATTGCCGCTCCAGGTGCGGCAGCAGATCGTTCACGATCATTCTACGAAATTCGCCCGGAAATTCCGACGCCGTGGGATCGAAAAAGAACGAATAACCCTCGCGGCCGGCCGGTGATGCGTCGCCGGAAACGAGCACCATGACGACCTGCTGCGCGTATCCGCGCGCGGCGAGCGCGCCCTGCGCCTCGACGAGCTGGTCCATGTCGTTTGGCGTTTTGCCGCGATCGAGGAAAACAAGAAGCAGCGGATACGTCTTCCAGCGGCTGCGTTCGTCGTAGTAACCCGCGGGCAGGAAAACGCCATACTCGACGACGACATCTTCGCCGAACGTCGAGGCGGCAAACGCCCTCGTCTGATAATACGGGCGCGAGTCCTTGGGGTCGTCGCCGAACAGTCCGTTCGCGACGCGCGAGGAGGCAAACGACAGCACGTGATTGTAGCGCGCGACGCGCACGGCCTCGCTGCCGGTGTGCTTTTGCTCGATGTCATCCGGCGCCGCCTCGGATTCGAACAAAAGCGACGCGTGCTTGGACGCAAACCAGATCGGCTCGGTAGGCGAAGGGAAGCCGCCGATGAAGCCGTCGTAAAGCCCGGCCTCGAACCGCAGGCAATAGGCCGGGTCCGGTTCGTCGACCGTCAGATAATGCGCATTGATCGCCGAGGCGAGCGACGCGGCGTGCGTCGCGAACGGCCAGTAATCGTCCGTAGCGGCGTCCGCGTAGAGCCCGCCGCGATAGCGCGAGGTGGCGTCGATCTCGCCGCTGCGCGCGCGCGCCGCGGGGCTGCGGGCAAACCAGTTCGCCACGTTGGGGGTATAGGAATAGGCGCCGTCGCCTTCGCCCGCGTCGCCGGTGCCCGCGACGCCGTCCGGGCCGAGGTCGTCAAACGCCTCGCCCGCGTCGTGCACGCCGTTGCCGTTGCCGTCGGTGAACGCTTCGCGCATCGGGCAGAAGATCGGCTCGCCCGGATCGCGGCGGCTGTTGCCGTTGACGTCGACGGCGAGAAGGAAATCGACCAGGAACTCGTCGTCCTCGCCCTCGAAAAACGTCGTCAGCGGCACGGAGCCGTCGGGCGAATCGGGCGTCGGAACGCCGGTGACGATTTGCTGCGTTCCGCCGGTGACGCCCGGCGGGTAAAACGCGCTCGCGGGATTGAAATAGCAGGGGTTGCCGAGCGCGATGAAAATGTCGCGAAGGAAGGCGAAGTATTCCACGCGCGAGGGCAGGTCGTCCCAGTCATCTGGCGCGTCGAGCCGGGCCTTGATCGACCCGAGCAGCAATTCGAGATCAACCGGCCCGCCGAGCGACGCGGCGGTGGCGAACAGCTCCGGGTTGTCGAGCGCGATATCCATCGCGCCAAGGCCGCCAAGGCCGATGCCGAGCGCCATGTGCCACGGACCCTTGTAGTCCTCGTCGATGATCTCGTTCGGGCACGGCGGCTCGTAAACGCCTTCATACGACGCGTCCTGCGTGCAGGCGAACGCAAAAAGTCCGACCGCGACAATCGCCGTCAATGCATGAAAAAATTTGGGCAAAGTTGATCCCCGGGCAAGTGGGCGCGACAGTGTATGCGCGGGCGATGGGAGGGTCAACGAAGGCGCCCCGGACAAGGGCGTGGGCGATGGCGGCGTTTGCGCCGTGCGGCGCGCGCTCCTATCATCACCACTTCAAATGCGCAGACGTTTTCTTGTCCCCTTCGCGATCTTGCTGTTTACGGCCGGCGTGTTTCTCGCGGCGGCCGGCGCATCCGCGGTGTACACGATCGTCGAACACGATTACCTCGGGCGCGAGTTGCCGAATGTCGCGCGCGGTGTCGTGCGCGCGCGGCTTTCCGCCTTTGTGATGCGCGGGATTCTCGCCGGGATCGCGATCGTCGCGTTCATGTCGATCGCGCGGCGCATCGCGAAGGATACCGTCCGGCGGCGCCGCGCCTTCGCCGCCTTTCCGTTCGCGCTGTCGTTTGTGCTCGCGGGCGTCGTGTTCGCGGTGACTCTCGTGATGCGCCACAACCTCGCCGGGCCACTGGCCTCGGAGCTGTCCGCGTTTGTCGTGCTTTCGCGCGTCATCCTGCCGATGCTGCTCGACCCGGTGACGCTGCCGCCGATGATCGTCGCCGCGGGGGCGCTCGTGGCGGCGACCGCGGCCTTCGCGCTTGCGACGCTGCTTGTCGCCTTGCCGATCGGGAGCCGGCTTGCCGGAAAGATTTCGAAATTCCGCAGGCGGAAGGAGATCCTTCGCTTCGCTCAGGATGACAAAGCGGCACGGGATGACAAAGCGGTGCGGGATGACAAAGCGGTGCGGGATGACAAAGCGGTACGGGATGACAAAGCGGTGCGGGATGACAACGCGGTACGGGATGACAAAGCGGTACGGGATGACCGTCGAAAGAAACGCCCATCGCGGGCGCCGTTCGCGCTTTTGATCGCGGGTGCGATTCTCGTCGGTGGCGCGATCCTGGCTTACGGCGCGGCGCGGCCCGTGACGCCCAACGACGGCGCGCCGGACATCATCCTTATCAGCATCGACACGCTGCGCCGCGATCACATGAGCCTGTACGGATACAAGCGCGAGACGACGCCGAACCTCGATCGCCTGGCGCGCGATTCCGTGGTGGTGGACGAGCACATTTCGCACGCGCCCTGGACGCTTCCCGCGCACATGAGCATGTTCACGGGCCTGCTCCCGTTCGAGCATGGCGTCGTTTCGATCGACCGGTCGCTCGACCCGAAAACGCCGGTGCTTGCCGAATCGCTGAAGGAGCGCGGATACGCGACGGCCGCGTTCGCGACGAACTACCTGCTCAGCCCGCGCTACGGCTACGGATCGGGATTCGATTTCTACGTGCTGCGCGCGGACTTTCCCGCCGAGGACGCGGTGGATCGCGCCATCGAGTGGCTTGCGGCGACGCCGACGCCGGCGTTCGTCTTTCTGCATCTCTACGACACGCATTACCCCTACGCGCCGCGCGAGGGCTATCGCGGGCGCTTCGGCAGCAAGGGCGACGGCCTGGACGCGATCATGTCCGAGCCGTTTTTCACCTTCGCCAGGCAAGCGCGCGATTTTTCTCGCGGAGACGAGCGCAAGGTGCGCGCGCGCTACGACGAAGAAATCCTGGACGTTGACGATCACGTCGGGCGTCTTTTCTCGAAGATGAAGGGGTGGGGGCGATACAAAAACGCCTGGATCATCGTGACCTCCGACCACGGCGAGGAATTCAACGACCACGGCATGTGGGGGCATTCGATTTCGCTCTACGAGGAAATGGTGCGCGTGCCGCTGATCGTGAAGCCGCCCGAGGGCGGGTGCGCGGGCATCGTGATGACCGGCGCGCAGATCGCCCAGCGCGCCATTTACGACATCGTGCGCGCGGCGTCGTTCCTACCGCTCGGTGCACATCCGGATGTGCGCTGCGATACGGGCGCGCCGCGCATTCTGACGCAGTTCGCCGAGGAAAACGTGCTCGCGGAAAGCGAGGTCTTCGGCCCTCATCGATTCGGAGTACGCACGACGACAAAGAAACTCGTGGAGCCGATCGTATTTGATCTCGACGACTTCCGCGTGGAGCGCGGCCACGAACTTTTCGATCTTAATCGCGATCCGAAGGAAAAGACGAACGTGTACGAACCGGGCGCGGCGCCCGCGCTCTCAGCGATCATCGACAAGGCCAATCAGGCGCTGAAAACGCGCACCGAAACCGGCGAGCGCGATCTATCGCCCGAGGAGCTGGAGCGACTGCGTTCGTTGGGGTATTTGCAATAGTGAGGAAAGAGAAAAGAGGAAAGAGGAAAGAGGAAAGAGGAAAGAGGAAGCAGGAAATAGGAAAGAACTACGGACCCCGCTTCCAGCCTCCTCAAGTTCCGAACGTCTTGTCGCAGATATCCACGATGCGTTCGGCGGAGTGGCCGTCGCCGTAAGGGTTCTTCGCCATCGCCATCGCGCGCCAGGCGTCGTCGTCATCCATCAGCGTCGTCACCGCTTCGACGATGTCGGCTTCGTTCGTGCCGACAAGGCGAACGGTGCCGGCCTCGATTCCCTCGGGGCGCTCGGTCTTTTCGCGCATGACGAGCACGGGTTTGCCGAGCGACGGCGCCTCCTCCTGCACGCCGCCGGAATCCGTGAGGATGATGTGCGCGCGTTTCATCAGGTGGACAAACGGCGCGTAGTCGAGCGGCTCGATTAACCGGACGTTCGCGTGGCCGCCGAGGATCGCGTTCACCGGTTCGCGCACGTTCGGATTCAGGTGCACCGGGTACACGAACGCGGCGTCGGGATAGCGGTCGGCAAGACTCGCGATGGCGCGGCCCATCGCCTGAAATGGCGCACCGAAGCTTTCGCGCCGGTGCGCGGTGATGAGCACGGTGCGCTCCGGCAGATCGGCGAGCATCGGATCGTCAAACGAAAACGGGCGCGCGGCGACATCCAGCAGCGCGTCGATGACGGTATTTCCGGTGATGTGGATGGTTTCGGCCGGGATGCCCTCGGAAAGCAGCGCGGCGGCCGATCGCGGTGTCGGCGCGAAGTGCAGCGACGCAAGCCGCGAGGTGAGCTGGCGATTGATCTCCTCGGGGAAGGGCGAATAGCGATCGTGCGTGCGCAGCCCGGCCTCGACGTGGCCGACGGGGATCCGCCGATGAAACGCGGCGAGCGCGCCGACGAAAGTGGTCGTCGTGTCGCCCTGGACGAGGACGAGGTCGGGCCTGGCCGCGTCAAAGGTGCTTCCCAACCCCTCGATGGCGCGGGCGACGATGCCATCGAGCGTCTGGTTCGCGCGCATGATGTCGAGATCGGCGTCCGGCACGATGCCAAAAAGCGCCAGCACCTGGTCCAGCATTTCACGGTGCTGGGCCGTCACGGCGACGAAAACGTCAAACCGCTCCGGCCGGCGGCGCATCTGGGCGATGACGGGGGCCAGCTTGATGGCCTCCGGTCGAGTGCCGAAGACGACAGCGGCCCGGATTTTTTCCGGCAAGGAGCCTCCCGGGTTGTTCGTCGATCGTAATCGCCCCAACGCCGGCCGGTCAACGAAATCCGGGGCCATTAAGTTATCTCACGATACGGGACGGAATTTTTCGTCATCGCGCGCGGGGGCTTGCAAAATCGTTGTGTTTTCCTTAGATATCCCGTTCCCTGCCACCATAGATGGGAGATGGAATCGAAAATGGGTGGACCGAGAAAAAAACCGGCGGATGAGCTTACCCCTGAAGAACTCGAGCGCTATTACTCGATTCTGATGGAAAAGCGCAACGAAATCGTATCAAAAGCCAAGCAGACGCTCGGTGACGGCGCCCTTTCGGGCGGAACGGCCGGCGACGAGGCGGATCAGGCCATGCACGCAAGCGAAGCGGCGTTGGCGTGGCGCCTTCTGGATAAAGACCGCAAATTGCTCAAGGAAATCGAACACGCGCTCGCTAAGTTCGAGGACGGCGAATTCGGGTACTGCGAAGGCACCGGCAAGCTGATCGACCGCCGCCGCCTCGAGATTCGCCCGTGGACGCGCTATTCGGTCGACTACAAGGCGGAACTCGAAAAAGAAAAGCGCTCGCGGCGCGGCATCACCGGCACAAAAATCGATACGCTATTCTAAGTGTAGGAAAACACTTCGGAATATCGAAAGGCTCCGCCGAAAACGCGGGGCCTTTTTGTTTGGAGGATTGAGGATCGAGGATCGAGGATTGAGTGTCCTCCAATCGCGTTCGAGTGCGTCGCCATCCGGTTCCGGCGGCAGACTTACCCGGCTTC
This genomic window contains:
- a CDS encoding neutral/alkaline non-lysosomal ceramidase N-terminal domain-containing protein, yielding MIRKSRIKVFSTLWVLSALALFAPGCSCGDDDDDDDSGTATDDDAADDDDDADDDTAADDDAADDDAGPFFFAGASRVDISPASDWPLKMGGYGIYFLSENMCRWSTGVHDPLFATAIAVRDRASAPLVFVNLDLVGVVITDVVRIQDGVALAAGIDAERVIVTASHTHGSPDSVGIWGVIVPPISGRDEAYMDQVVEGAIASALDAIGDLRPARLFFSTGTEPDMHYNSNDVLDPTAMVDSTMTVMAMRDPDGAPIASMMSWGCHPMVMGPQNTEVTADFAGAYYRLMDDEVGGVNMFVNGSLGASVHPINPFDPWDYGDGREWGTWQDVDNTGRVLADDAQDLLDTARETGDTHIETVTQPLFAKLQNPFFYLVGTWGIIPRDVPNLGEDGETKITAVSIGPAQFATVPGELVPDISFILRGIMGGEHQFVMNLGQDWVGYVILPEQFFHIAYIYNDLLSVGPQTGTALIDGYANLYADWRGEE
- a CDS encoding FG-GAP-like repeat-containing protein — encoded protein: MRNAADPKSALRAVSSSFNVSRIFRIILIPIIIFFGIFCHAALALDIPDRPAPSWSYPANGDHPDWNQNLDGPTIVFLDVNGDGYDDLLLGYGHLDYESGEYEQNSSTILVFFGSADGLSAEPDQYLFRDDSSIFGQGIQNAGDVNADGISDLLIHDWNWPGGFGSVGRFFLFYGTPYGLEADTVEILTGNFQNRYYYSDSVASDIDINGDGYSDLVWQREIWNRTPEFNDDLHIIEAFYGDDSTHVFNAPVWDYDYDGIEIFGIIALGDVNGDKFDDFAICANGYGSQPVFLDIFHGSETGPRNQPDEIALSNPGADFPAWCELERAGDIDGDGNDDLWGYDQGTAEIYIFFGSSLGILPFRTQILPPPISGYAHAKYLGDINRDGYDDIAITMDRSIIRIMFGSATGVDTTSFWEYDWDDYTYSYIPYIGYDLGGEGGDVQNNGYADFAWTAQNYVGPGSYEMQTHVFFMSASTTSTSTTTVSSSTTSTTTTQPEEPDDDDTALDDDSGDPADGGGDDDDKGCCGY
- a CDS encoding cupin domain-containing protein; protein product: MHIVAYKNIVGKAIENDEVSGVTLRVGAGPDQGAPNFTMRVFTVRPGGHTPHHHHPYEHEIFFHAGVGEVEYEGEVVPVGPGYVAYVAPDAVHQIRNTGAEDLVFICVVPKGI
- the rimI gene encoding ribosomal protein S18-alanine N-acetyltransferase → MRRELSPIVRAAVREDLEGVMAIEEAAFPGPWSRQTMSKQFENLFSLFLVAECPQGICGFALWWLIVDEMHLLKIAVDERYRRQGVGAELLAQGERSGRRRGARFEYLEVRTTNEAAIRFYEKFGFARVGTRRGYYAETGEDAYVLFRRFE
- a CDS encoding sulfatase-like hydrolase/transferase; this encodes MRRRFLVPFAILLFTAGVFLAAAGASAVYTIVEHDYLGRELPNVARGVVRARLSAFVMRGILAGIAIVAFMSIARRIAKDTVRRRRAFAAFPFALSFVLAGVVFAVTLVMRHNLAGPLASELSAFVVLSRVILPMLLDPVTLPPMIVAAGALVAATAAFALATLLVALPIGSRLAGKISKFRRRKEILRFAQDDKAARDDKAVRDDKAVRDDKAVRDDKAVRDDNAVRDDKAVRDDRRKKRPSRAPFALLIAGAILVGGAILAYGAARPVTPNDGAPDIILISIDTLRRDHMSLYGYKRETTPNLDRLARDSVVVDEHISHAPWTLPAHMSMFTGLLPFEHGVVSIDRSLDPKTPVLAESLKERGYATAAFATNYLLSPRYGYGSGFDFYVLRADFPAEDAVDRAIEWLAATPTPAFVFLHLYDTHYPYAPREGYRGRFGSKGDGLDAIMSEPFFTFARQARDFSRGDERKVRARYDEEILDVDDHVGRLFSKMKGWGRYKNAWIIVTSDHGEEFNDHGMWGHSISLYEEMVRVPLIVKPPEGGCAGIVMTGAQIAQRAIYDIVRAASFLPLGAHPDVRCDTGAPRILTQFAEENVLAESEVFGPHRFGVRTTTKKLVEPIVFDLDDFRVERGHELFDLNRDPKEKTNVYEPGAAPALSAIIDKANQALKTRTETGERDLSPEELERLRSLGYLQ
- the wecB gene encoding UDP-N-acetylglucosamine 2-epimerase (non-hydrolyzing): MAPDFVDRPALGRLRSTNNPGGSLPEKIRAAVVFGTRPEAIKLAPVIAQMRRRPERFDVFVAVTAQHREMLDQVLALFGIVPDADLDIMRANQTLDGIVARAIEGLGSTFDAARPDLVLVQGDTTTTFVGALAAFHRRIPVGHVEAGLRTHDRYSPFPEEINRQLTSRLASLHFAPTPRSAAALLSEGIPAETIHITGNTVIDALLDVAARPFSFDDPMLADLPERTVLITAHRRESFGAPFQAMGRAIASLADRYPDAAFVYPVHLNPNVREPVNAILGGHANVRLIEPLDYAPFVHLMKRAHIILTDSGGVQEEAPSLGKPVLVMREKTERPEGIEAGTVRLVGTNEADIVEAVTTLMDDDDAWRAMAMAKNPYGDGHSAERIVDICDKTFGT
- a CDS encoding TraR/DksA family transcriptional regulator; this encodes MGGPRKKPADELTPEELERYYSILMEKRNEIVSKAKQTLGDGALSGGTAGDEADQAMHASEAALAWRLLDKDRKLLKEIEHALAKFEDGEFGYCEGTGKLIDRRRLEIRPWTRYSVDYKAELEKEKRSRRGITGTKIDTLF